The following are encoded in a window of Halosimplex halophilum genomic DNA:
- a CDS encoding cupin domain-containing protein, producing the protein MERVSFDDAETYEPEEGWRRVALAGDDDVSLEWFEKPPGHSSPTHDHENGQVCLVLDGELTVHTDEASERLERYDSVWLDPWESHRVANEGEETAVGLDIFVPGRSFDFWTDREE; encoded by the coding sequence ATGGAGCGAGTCAGTTTCGACGACGCCGAGACGTACGAGCCCGAGGAGGGGTGGCGCCGCGTCGCGCTGGCGGGCGACGACGACGTGAGCCTGGAGTGGTTCGAGAAGCCGCCCGGTCACTCCTCGCCGACCCACGACCACGAGAACGGGCAGGTGTGTCTCGTCCTCGACGGCGAACTCACCGTCCACACCGACGAGGCCAGCGAACGCCTCGAACGGTACGACTCCGTGTGGCTCGACCCCTGGGAGTCCCACCGCGTGGCGAACGAGGGCGAGGAGACCGCCGTCGGCCTCGACATCTTCGTCCCCGGGCGCTCGTTCGACTTCTGGACCGACCGCGAGGAGTGA